A single window of Stigmatopora nigra isolate UIUO_SnigA chromosome 20, RoL_Snig_1.1, whole genome shotgun sequence DNA harbors:
- the LOC144213624 gene encoding uncharacterized protein LOC144213624 has product MAVPELNCTLFLLAGYVKYGRPHAWIRSNHERLVSIQGTDSMVRDTPMKLKSITDWQNKGIRVWDVVSELVCLCTVPFPSNPLALDTRYIQNLAAPERFLATGALLNFLETYAIYGDRDELHYEKVLEEVKPLRRLHVQTLLELRRIKTTSSEKSPLEGKNLI; this is encoded by the exons ATGGCAGTGcct GAGCTGAACTGCACCCTTTTCCTATTGGCCGGTTACGTCAAATACGGACGACCTCACGCTTGGATTCGCTCCAACCACGAGCGCCTGGTTAGCATCCAAGGAACGGACTCCATGGTCAGGGACACGCCCATGAAGCTCAAATCCATCACAGACTGGCAAAACAAAG GTATTCGCGTTTGGGACGTGGTAAGCGAGCTGGTATGTCTCTGCACCGTCCCCTTCCCGTCCAACCCATTGGCCCTGGACACCCGCTACATCCAAAACCTAGCCGCACCGGAGCGATTCCTCGCCACGGGAGCACTACTCAACTTCCTGGAGACTTACGCCATCTACGGCGACCGTGACGAGCTCCACTATGAAAAAG TGCTGGAGGAGGTGAAGCCTTTAAGACGCCTTCACGTTCAAACTTTGTTGGAATTGCGGCGGATTAAGACGACGTCTTCTGAGAAGTCACCGCTAGAGGGCAAAAatcttatttaa